One Rhodococcus sp. P1Y DNA window includes the following coding sequences:
- the menE gene encoding o-succinylbenzoate--CoA ligase, with protein MNVLHELKIPSGEAAAAILPRLSSVLDGNSPAVLPVPADDLRETERLRDALSPGAEIDDAAALVVATSGTTGTPKGAMLSAAALRASGTATHLFLGGPGTWLLALPAHHIAGMQVLLRSVLAGTDPAILDVRAGFDPSALAGAVARMSGRKYTSLVPTQLVKALDDAAATEALAEFDAVLLGGAATPVPLRERALDAGIRVVRTYGMSETAGGCVYDGVPLAGVDLRIDDGRVVLGGATVALGYRGMPQHPAFAEPGWFRTDDAGTLAGGVLTITGRLDEAISTGGLTVVPQVVEAALATHPSVRECAVVGLPDERLGERVVVAVVASNEVTLSEIREHAARTLDPTAAPRELYLVDSLPTRGPGKLDRAALRATLVELAPSL; from the coding sequence GTGAACGTGCTCCACGAACTGAAGATTCCCTCGGGCGAAGCCGCGGCAGCGATCCTGCCGCGGCTTTCGTCCGTTCTGGACGGCAACTCCCCCGCTGTACTGCCGGTTCCCGCCGACGATCTACGCGAAACCGAGCGGTTGCGAGACGCACTGTCCCCCGGTGCCGAGATCGACGACGCTGCCGCGCTCGTCGTCGCCACCTCCGGCACCACGGGCACACCGAAGGGTGCAATGCTCTCGGCTGCTGCCCTCCGGGCAAGTGGAACGGCGACGCACCTTTTCCTCGGCGGACCGGGAACGTGGCTGCTTGCCTTGCCCGCACACCACATCGCAGGGATGCAGGTGCTGCTGCGTAGCGTCCTCGCCGGAACCGATCCTGCGATCCTGGATGTCCGGGCGGGCTTCGATCCATCGGCGTTGGCGGGTGCAGTGGCGCGGATGTCCGGTCGCAAGTACACCTCGTTGGTTCCGACACAGCTGGTCAAGGCCTTGGACGATGCTGCCGCCACCGAGGCCCTCGCAGAGTTCGACGCAGTGCTCCTCGGCGGCGCCGCGACCCCGGTCCCGTTGCGGGAGAGAGCACTCGACGCCGGAATCCGAGTCGTCCGCACCTACGGAATGAGCGAGACCGCAGGCGGTTGTGTGTACGACGGGGTACCACTGGCCGGGGTGGACCTGCGTATCGACGACGGCCGCGTCGTACTCGGAGGAGCAACGGTTGCCCTCGGCTACCGGGGGATGCCGCAGCACCCGGCGTTCGCGGAGCCCGGATGGTTCAGGACCGACGACGCCGGAACGCTCGCAGGCGGTGTCCTCACGATCACGGGCAGGCTCGACGAAGCCATCTCGACGGGCGGACTCACGGTGGTGCCACAGGTCGTCGAGGCCGCGCTCGCGACGCACCCGTCGGTTCGAGAATGCGCGGTGGTGGGGTTGCCGGACGAGCGGCTGGGTGAGCGGGTCGTGGTGGCGGTAGTTGCATCGAACGAGGTGACGCTGTCCGAGATACGCGAACACGCTGCGCGGACCTTGGATCCGACGGCTGCGCCACGCGAGCTGTACCTGGTCGATTCGCTGCCGACGAGAGGCCCCGGCAAGCTGGATCGTGCAGCACTGAGGGCGACGTTGGTCGAGCTAGCACCGTCTTTGTAG